From bacterium, one genomic window encodes:
- a CDS encoding SIMPL domain-containing protein: MENKIFSNSLVLGISIFLGLSALGFLIGRSAIKVKEYERTVRVKGLSEREYPADIVLWPIKFTAASNDLSALYSSLEQSTKKIRAFLKKNGIDESEISVSLPYVTDKLAQQYGSGQRVEFRYTAMQTVTVYSKKVDLVRKTIKKLADLGKQGIVFSGDEYSISTEYIFTKLNEVKPEMIEEATRKAREVAEKFAKDSKSHLGKIKRASQGQFTISPRDRNNPHIKRVRVVSTIEYYLSD; the protein is encoded by the coding sequence ATGGAAAATAAAATTTTTAGTAACAGCCTTGTATTGGGGATTTCAATATTTTTAGGACTATCTGCTTTGGGTTTTCTGATTGGCAGGAGTGCAATAAAAGTAAAAGAGTATGAGCGTACGGTCAGAGTAAAGGGGCTGTCCGAAAGAGAATATCCTGCAGATATTGTACTGTGGCCGATAAAGTTTACAGCAGCAAGCAATGATTTATCAGCTCTATACTCTTCTCTTGAACAGAGCACAAAAAAGATTCGTGCTTTTCTCAAAAAAAACGGAATTGATGAATCCGAAATATCCGTATCACTCCCTTATGTTACTGATAAATTAGCACAGCAGTACGGCAGCGGGCAGCGAGTAGAGTTCAGATATACTGCAATGCAGACAGTTACTGTGTATTCTAAAAAAGTTGATCTTGTCCGGAAAACAATAAAAAAGCTTGCTGACCTCGGCAAGCAGGGAATTGTGTTTTCCGGTGATGAATACAGCATTTCCACTGAGTATATTTTTACAAAGCTTAATGAAGTTAAACCTGAAATGATTGAAGAAGCTACCAGAAAAGCAAGAGAAGTTGCCGAAAAATTTGCAAAGGACTCCAAAAGCCATCTTGGTAAAATAAAAAGAGCAAGCCAGGGGCAGTTTACAATATCGCCCCGTGACAGAAATAATCCTCATATAAAAAGAGTGAGAGTTGTATCTACTATTGAATACTATTTGTCGGATTGA